The following proteins come from a genomic window of Corallococcus sp. NCRR:
- a CDS encoding SDR family oxidoreductase — protein MSIRNVIVIGGTGDIGRAVVHKLRAEGLRVVCAASDVTTETADCLHVDVTREDSVMALFKRAEAETGPVEVLVNCAGVGVFTPLHETSLEDWTRTLDVNLTGTFLCAREAFRRMKPRGGGRIIHIGSVSDHLTLPMNGAYAATKHGVRGLTGVLNEEGKAFGIRATLLSLGAVYTAFWKSRPEFSPADMLAVEDVAQCIWEIAIKPPNVRVDEMRLVPPQGVL, from the coding sequence TTGAGCATTCGGAATGTCATCGTCATTGGAGGCACGGGCGACATCGGACGCGCCGTCGTCCACAAGCTGCGCGCGGAGGGCCTGCGCGTGGTGTGCGCCGCGAGTGACGTGACGACGGAGACGGCGGACTGCCTGCACGTGGATGTCACGCGCGAGGACTCCGTGATGGCGCTGTTCAAGCGGGCGGAGGCGGAGACGGGCCCCGTCGAGGTCCTGGTCAACTGCGCGGGCGTCGGAGTCTTCACGCCGCTCCACGAGACATCCCTCGAGGACTGGACGCGGACCCTGGACGTGAACCTCACGGGCACGTTCCTGTGCGCGCGCGAGGCCTTCCGGCGGATGAAGCCCCGGGGCGGCGGGCGGATCATCCACATCGGGTCCGTGAGCGACCACCTCACGCTGCCCATGAACGGGGCCTACGCCGCGACGAAACATGGCGTCCGGGGGCTGACGGGCGTCCTGAACGAGGAGGGCAAGGCGTTCGGCATCCGCGCCACGCTGCTTTCGCTCGGCGCCGTCTACACCGCCTTCTGGAAGTCGCGGCCGGAGTTCAGCCCGGCCGACATGCTCGCCGTGGAGGACGTGGCCCAGTGCATCTGGGAGATCGCGATCAAGCCTCCGAACGTGCGGGTCGACGAGATGCGCCTCGTCCCACCGCAGGGAGTCCTCTGA
- a CDS encoding SDR family NAD(P)-dependent oxidoreductase: MRTQPKAPVAVVTGASRGIGAAIATLLSRSGFEVVLVSRDAAALEQLQNQLSAAGGRAWPLACDVANRDEVESALGRLEAKVGVPQVLVNNAGMGGPFHRADEVSVAEWDLLFGVNVEGVRNLCQWALPRMKTEGHGRIVNVASIMGLFGGAQSSTYAATKHALVGYSKAIAAEWGAYGITCNAVCPGYIETDMLAKAPSSSRERLQERIPAKRFGTPEEVAGLVAFLVGPAGGYVNGSALVMDGGLSSHLASDLPSF; the protein is encoded by the coding sequence ATGCGGACGCAGCCGAAGGCACCGGTCGCCGTCGTCACCGGGGCCAGCCGGGGGATTGGAGCGGCCATCGCCACGCTGCTGTCCCGCAGCGGGTTCGAGGTGGTCCTGGTGTCCCGCGATGCCGCCGCGCTGGAGCAACTCCAGAACCAGCTGAGCGCGGCCGGGGGCCGTGCGTGGCCGCTGGCCTGCGACGTCGCGAACCGGGACGAGGTGGAGTCAGCGCTCGGCCGTCTCGAAGCGAAGGTGGGCGTGCCCCAGGTGCTCGTGAACAACGCGGGCATGGGTGGGCCGTTTCATCGCGCGGACGAGGTCAGCGTCGCCGAGTGGGACCTGCTGTTCGGCGTGAACGTGGAGGGAGTGCGCAACCTGTGTCAGTGGGCGTTGCCGCGAATGAAGACGGAAGGCCATGGGCGCATCGTGAACGTCGCGTCCATCATGGGCCTCTTCGGCGGCGCGCAGTCGTCCACCTACGCGGCCACCAAGCACGCGCTCGTGGGCTACTCGAAGGCCATCGCCGCGGAGTGGGGAGCGTACGGCATCACCTGCAACGCGGTCTGTCCTGGCTACATCGAGACGGACATGCTGGCGAAGGCCCCCTCCTCCTCACGCGAGCGCTTGCAGGAGCGAATCCCCGCGAAGCGCTTCGGGACGCCCGAGGAAGTCGCGGGCCTGGTGGCGTTCCTCGTGGGGCCCGCTGGCGGCTACGTCAACGGGAGCGCCCTGGTGATGGACGGTGGGCTGTCCTCACATCTGGCGTCAGACCTGCCGTCGTTCTGA
- a CDS encoding TetR/AcrR family transcriptional regulator, with protein MVRRTSKKAPGTLPSASPRKGTAVHAKGTERVERILDATLEVLAGDGYAGLSLRAVAQRAELSLGNLQYYFPTRQDVVRALLARYLEQALQRVRERMAGGGSEPAQRLRLAVDAILEDQDSPHACQFFAELWAMAARDAMVADALTVFYAGYRAGVVELLRELSPESTPARRERRAALLVALFEGLSLFRGGGNLRCASVPGLEQELRVLLEQVLLPASERRQV; from the coding sequence ATGGTTCGCCGCACGAGCAAGAAGGCCCCCGGGACACTTCCCTCCGCGAGCCCCCGGAAGGGGACCGCCGTGCACGCCAAGGGCACCGAGCGCGTGGAGCGCATCCTCGACGCCACCCTGGAGGTCCTGGCCGGTGACGGCTACGCGGGGCTCAGTCTGCGCGCCGTGGCCCAGCGCGCGGAGCTGAGCCTGGGGAACCTCCAGTACTACTTCCCCACCCGGCAGGACGTGGTGCGGGCACTGCTGGCGCGCTACCTGGAGCAGGCCCTCCAGCGAGTCCGTGAGCGGATGGCGGGCGGAGGAAGTGAACCGGCGCAGCGGCTCCGGCTCGCCGTGGACGCCATCCTGGAGGACCAGGACTCACCGCACGCCTGCCAGTTCTTCGCGGAGCTGTGGGCAATGGCCGCGAGAGACGCGATGGTGGCCGACGCGCTCACGGTCTTCTACGCCGGCTATCGCGCGGGCGTCGTGGAGTTGCTGCGGGAGCTGTCCCCCGAATCCACCCCGGCGCGCAGGGAGCGCAGAGCGGCGCTGCTGGTCGCCCTCTTCGAAGGGCTGTCCCTCTTCCGGGGCGGGGGGAATCTTCGCTGCGCCTCGGTGCCAGGGCTGGAGCAGGAGCTGCGCGTGCTGCTGGAGCAGGTGCTGCTTCCTGCCTCAGAACGACGGCAGGTCTGA
- a CDS encoding saccharopine dehydrogenase family protein: protein MESAGHVVLVGGYGVVGAQLASLLRERHPDLPLLIAGRREGPARELAARLGRAEGIALDVRSPQALAALGGTPRAVLSLVNDPEDTLLLAASRAGVPVLDITRWTSRVKATVLRLSGATPGAPVLLGSAWMAGLVPRLVAMAARRVGRLERVEVAIRFALADQAGPDSLEYMDRLGLPFEVTEDGQERQVLPLTDGRRVRFSDGRHTRVFRLDTPEQATLPRVLGARTVTTRLGFDSGFATWTLVALQRLGILRLLQHPRWTPLRRTLLTGSNTGGEAAFVTDVEGERGQVRIEVVDPLGQAHLTAIGALLGAERLLGLDGAPPPPPGVWFPEHESRPEELLATLRACGVEVRIDERLAREAA from the coding sequence ATGGAGTCCGCGGGACATGTCGTGCTGGTGGGGGGCTATGGGGTGGTGGGGGCGCAGCTCGCCTCCTTGCTGCGGGAGCGTCACCCGGACCTGCCACTGCTCATCGCGGGGCGCCGGGAGGGTCCCGCTCGGGAGCTGGCCGCGCGTCTGGGGCGAGCGGAGGGCATTGCCCTGGATGTCCGCTCACCGCAGGCACTGGCGGCGCTGGGAGGGACGCCCCGGGCCGTGCTGTCCCTGGTCAATGACCCGGAGGACACGCTGCTGCTGGCGGCTTCGCGCGCCGGGGTGCCTGTGCTGGACATCACCCGGTGGACTTCGCGGGTGAAGGCCACCGTGCTGCGGCTCTCCGGTGCGACGCCGGGCGCGCCGGTGTTGCTCGGTTCCGCGTGGATGGCGGGGCTGGTTCCCCGCCTCGTGGCGATGGCGGCCCGGAGGGTGGGGCGCCTGGAGCGGGTGGAGGTGGCCATCCGCTTCGCGCTCGCGGATCAGGCCGGACCGGACTCGTTGGAGTACATGGACCGGCTGGGCCTGCCCTTCGAGGTGACGGAGGATGGACAGGAGCGGCAGGTGCTTCCGCTGACGGACGGCCGGCGGGTAAGGTTCTCCGACGGACGCCACACCCGGGTCTTCCGGCTCGACACGCCCGAACAGGCGACGCTGCCCCGAGTGCTGGGCGCGCGGACGGTGACGACGCGGCTGGGCTTCGACTCGGGCTTCGCGACCTGGACGCTCGTCGCGCTCCAGCGGCTGGGCATCCTGCGGCTGCTCCAGCACCCCCGCTGGACGCCCCTGCGCCGGACGCTGCTCACCGGCAGCAACACGGGGGGCGAAGCCGCGTTTGTGACGGACGTGGAGGGCGAGCGGGGACAGGTCCGCATCGAGGTCGTGGATCCCCTGGGACAGGCCCACCTCACCGCCATCGGTGCATTGCTGGGCGCGGAGCGGCTCCTGGGACTGGATGGTGCGCCGCCGCCGCCCCCGGGCGTGTGGTTCCCGGAGCATGAGTCCCGGCCCGAGGAGCTGCTGGCCACCCTGCGCGCCTGTGGCGTCGAGGTCCGGATCGACGAGCGTCTGGCGCGCGAGGCGGCGTGA